Genomic DNA from Pseudomonadota bacterium:
TTAGGAAGGCCCCCAACATTATGATGAGATTTGATTACTGCAGTTGGGCCTCCGAAAGCAGACCTGGATTCAATAACATCAGGATAAAGGGTTCCCTGTGCTAAATATTTTGCGTCCTTTATTTTTTTTGCTTCTGCTTCAAAAACATCCATAAAAACTTTACCGATGATCTTGCGTTTTTTTTCAGGATCTGTAACTTTAAAAAGCGCTTTTAAAAATTTATTTGAAGCATTGACAAATTTGATATTGATATCAAGATTTTGCGATAAAGTTATTTTCAGCTTTTCTGCTTCGTTTTTTCTAAGCAACCCGTTATCAACAAAAATACATGTTAAATTCTTCCCAACAGCTTTATGAATAAGCATTGCCGCTACCGATGAATCAACACCTCCGCTTAATCCAAGTATTATCTTGTTATCTTTAACGGTCTCTCTTATTTCAGAAATTGCTGATTTGGCAAATGATTGCATGGTCCAGGAACGTTTACATCCGCATATATCTATGAGAAAATTTTTAAGCATTTTTTTGCCCAAAGGAGTATGTTCTACTTCGGGGTGAAACTGGAGGCCGTAAAACTTTTTATTTTCATTCGAAACTGCTGCTATGTCCGTATTATCTGTTGAGGCAGTTACTATAAAATCTTTAGGTAACTTTTTGATTGAATCCCCATGGCTCATCCAGCACCATGTATTTTGTTCTATATCTTTTAATATGCTTTTCTGGTTTTTTATATATAGTTTGGCAAAACCGTATTCTCTTTTCTTAGCTCTTTCAACAGTTCCGCCAAGGGAATAAATCATAAATTGCATACCATAACAAATACCTAAGATCGGAATTCCAAGATCAAATATTTCTTTATTTAATTTAGGACTGTTTTTTTCATATATACTGGATGGGCCTCCTGATAGAATTATACCTTCGGGTTTTAAGTCTTTTATATATGAAGCATTGATATCAGGCGGTTCAATTCGGCAGTATATTCGACTTTCCCTGACTCTGCGGGCTATCAGCTGGTTATATTGAGATCCAAAATCAATTATCAGTATCATAGTGTTATGCCTTTTATATAGAATCCGGTTTGTCTGTTTATTGCTTAATTACCTTGTTTTTAATAACAATTTGCTTAGAAAAAGAGAATATGTTAGAGACGGTAAAATTGTCAACTCTATTTTGAAAACAAAATACCAGTTGGGATATAAA
This window encodes:
- the guaA gene encoding glutamine-hydrolyzing GMP synthase, whose translation is MILIIDFGSQYNQLIARRVRESRIYCRIEPPDINASYIKDLKPEGIILSGGPSSIYEKNSPKLNKEIFDLGIPILGICYGMQFMIYSLGGTVERAKKREYGFAKLYIKNQKSILKDIEQNTWCWMSHGDSIKKLPKDFIVTASTDNTDIAAVSNENKKFYGLQFHPEVEHTPLGKKMLKNFLIDICGCKRSWTMQSFAKSAISEIRETVKDNKIILGLSGGVDSSVAAMLIHKAVGKNLTCIFVDNGLLRKNEAEKLKITLSQNLDINIKFVNASNKFLKALFKVTDPEKKRKIIGKVFMDVFEAEAKKIKDAKYLAQGTLYPDVIESRSAFGGPTAVIKSHHNVGGLPKNMKLKLVEPLKYLFKDEVRKLGKTIGLHHDLIWRQPFPGPGLSIRIIGEITKQRLTILREVDDVLISEIKDAGLYKKLWQSFAILLPLKSVGIMGDQRTYENIIAIRAVTSKDAMTADWAKIPYSLLGKISNRIINEVAGVNRVVYDISSKPPATIEWE